A single region of the Drosophila takahashii strain IR98-3 E-12201 chromosome 2R, DtakHiC1v2, whole genome shotgun sequence genome encodes:
- the LOC108061487 gene encoding L-lactate dehydrogenase, whose product MFRLLNRLILANPTANRWNQKPLTTKPIKSSFSKLMKPIEGFKRNRIPKISVVGAGQVGTAICAMLLLRNLTKYLVILDVNYELAKAEALDFQHGSAFLGDARVVPCGDGSHSKDSDVVIITAGARPSGKDRSRLAAMSKTVEILKEAVPKLVKLSPKATYLVISNPADVMTYAVQRIGKLPKHRCFTTGCHLDSVRFRNLIAGRLQVPPSQVQGYVIGEHGSSAVPVWSCVSVGGIRLNDVIKDLACGDDPEDWWGIIEQVTTSGLAVGKAKGYTNWAIALTCVDIVEAMCGGRGKIASVGTDMKGIHGIKENIVLSLPCLVTSGGISHVFELPLTTVEQNKLMSSANVLLEAQCSLKI is encoded by the coding sequence ATGTTTAGGTTGCTAAATCGACTGATCTTGGCGAATCCAACGGCCAACAGGTGGAATCAGAAGCCCCTCACCACCAAACCCATCAAGTCCTCTTTCTCCAAGTTGATGAAGCCCATCGAGGGGTTCAAGCGAAATCGGATTCCCAAGATCAGTGTGGTCGGGGCAGGACAGGTGGGCACGGCCATCTGTGCGATGCTGCTGCTCCGCAATCTCACCAAATATCTGGTCATCCTGGACGTCAACTACGAGCTGGCCAAGGCGGAGGCCCTGGACTTCCAGCACGGCTCCGCCTTTCTGGGCGACGCTCGAGTGGTGCCCTGCGGCGATGGATCCCACTCCAAGGATTCGGATGTGGTGATCATAACGGCTGGTGCACGGCCATCTGGCAAGGATCGCTCCCGCCTGGCTGCGATGAGCAAGACCGTCGAAATCCTCAAGGAGGCGGTGCCCAAACTGGTGAAACTCAGTCCCAAGGCGACCTACTTAGTCATCTCGAATCCCGCCGATGTAATGACTTATGCCGTCCAGCGTATTGGAAAGCTGCCCAAGCATCGCTGCTTCACCACCGGCTGTCACTTGGACTCGGTGCGGTTCCGCAACCTCATCGCCGGACGTCTTCAGGTGCCTCCATCGCAGGTTCAGGGCTATGTGATCGGGGAGCATGGATCCAGTGCGGTGCCCGTGTGGTCCTGTGTCTCCGTCGGCGGCATCCGGCTGAATGATGTGATTAAGGACCTGGCCTGCGGCGATGATCCGGAGGATTGGTGGGGCATCATCGAGCAGGTCACCACATCCGGACTGGCCGTGGGCAAGGCCAAGGGCTATACCAACTGGGCCATTGCCCTAACCTGTGTGGATATCGTGGAGGCGATGTGCGGAGGGAGGGGGAAAATCGCCTCAGTGGGCACGGATATGAAGGGTATACACGGCATCAAGGAGAATATTGTGCTATCCCTGCCCTGTTTGGTCACCTCGGGTGGCATTAGTCATGTGTTCGAGCTGCCCCTCACTACTGTGGAGCAAAACAAGCTGATGTCCTCTGCCAATGTCCTTCTGGAGGCCCAGTGCTCTCTGAAGATCTGA